One Miscanthus floridulus cultivar M001 unplaced genomic scaffold, ASM1932011v1 fs_413_1_2, whole genome shotgun sequence DNA segment encodes these proteins:
- the LOC136531679 gene encoding protein GRAVITROPIC IN THE LIGHT 1-like gives MIRPGSKESQNYDINNQRVHPQPIDENMNQNGNSMDTMIGRIFNNISSLKSAYIQLQEAHTPYDPDKIQEADKLVIEELTKLSELKHTYREKDPKPVAASPQDSRLLSEIQEQQNLLKTYEVMVKKFQSQIQTRDTEITHLQQQIDEAKLRKSKLEKKLKQRGLLNKESEESDEEENYFSIELTPSLFTSAVDNAYQSIHEFSKPLINMMKAAGWDLDGAANAIEPGVVYTKRAHKKFAFESYICQRMFSGFQEESFSIKDSNISVSNEAFFHQFLAVRTMDPLDVLSQNPDSIFGKFCRSKYLLLVHQKMEGSFFGNMDQRNYVMSGGHPRTPFYQAFLKLAKSIWLLHRLAYSFDPKAKVFQVKKGSEFSEIHMESVVKNIVIEEGVERPKVGLMVMPGFLIGTSVIQSRVYLSDVKYAD, from the coding sequence ATGATCCGCCCAGGCTCAAAGGAGTCGCAAAATTATGATATCAACAATCAAAGAGTTCATCCTCAACCAATTGATGAGAACATGAATCAGAATGGGAACTCAATGGACACTATGATCGGGAGGATATTCAACAACATATCCTCTTTAAAATCTGCATACATTCAGCTGCAGGAAGCCCACACCCCATATGACCCTGACAAGATCCAGGAAGCTGATAAGCTTGTCATAGAGGAGCTTACAAAGCTTTCAGAACTCAAGCATACTTACAGAGAAAAAGATCCTAAGCCAGTAGCAGCATCCCCTCAAGATTCACGCTTGCTTTCTGAAATACAAGAGCAGCAGAATTTGTTGAAGACCTATGAGGTCATGGTAAAGAAGTTCCAGTCCCAGATCCAGACTAGAGATACTGAGATAACCCATTTACAGCAGCAAATTGATGAAGCTAAACTCCGAAAATCAAAGCTAGAGAAGAAACTGAAACAAAGGGGCCTACTTAACAAGGAATCAGAGGAATCTGACGAAGAAGAGAACTACTTCTCCATCGAATTGACACCTAGTTTGTTTACATCTGCTGTCGATAATGCATACCAGTCGATACATGAGTTTTCAAAGCCTTTGATCAACATGATGAAGGCTGCAGGTTGGGATCTTGATGGGGCTGCTAATGCGATTGAACCTGGTGTAGTTTACACAAAAAGGGCTCACAAGAAGTTTGCTTTTGAATCCTATATTTGCCAAAGAATGTTCAGTGGGTTCCAAGAAGAGAGTTTTTCTATCAAGGATTCTAACATCAGTGTTTCCAACGAGGCTTTCTTCCATCAATTCCTTGCAGTGCGAACCATGGACCCTCTGGATGTCCTGAGCCAGAACCCTGATTCAATATTCGGAAAGTTCTGCAGAAGCAAATACCTATTGCTTGTGCATCAAAAAATGGAAGGTTCTTTCTTCGGCAACATGGATCAGAGGAACTACGTCATGAGCGGTGGCCATCCAAGGACACCTTTCTACCAGGCATTCCTAAAGCTAGCCAAGTCCATCTGGTTGTTGCACAGGTTGGCCTACTCCTTCGatccaaaggcaaaggtatttcaaGTGAAAAAGGGAAGTGAATTTTCGGAAATCCACATGGAGAGTGTCGTGAAGAACATCGTCATAGAAGAGGGTGTGGAGAGGCCAAAAGTTGGCCTGATGGTGATGCCTGGTTTCCTGATTGGGACCAGCGTCATACAGTCCCGAGTGTATCTGTCAGATGTGAAGTATGCTGACTGA
- the LOC136531680 gene encoding uncharacterized protein encodes MANASDSTHPPPPATHDLDQDDDDEEFDDDDDDLDDEAAADEDGGEHPSSSSEAARLEAVLRRLTADEVRIRVHQVTIRGCARTRRAAVEAAVGPDLARAATVRDLVRAAAAAGDRLRLLGAFDTVSITLDAAPPGIPGSAVVVLVDVAEARGRAAGDFGVFAHTQTRSCSLEGSVKLKNLFGYCETWDASGALELDKTAELSAGVQMPRIGAIPTPLMARISFLSEDWLKSSFKEHLMGISVGLLSTMNHNLAYNMTWRKFTDPTCMSSNSIQEELGHSLLSSVKYAYKVDQRDSGIRPTRGYAFLSSSQVGGLAPGSKYSLFLRQEFDLRVALPLGVLNGALNAGVAAGVIHPLERGSTGSVSPLLERFYLGGNRPLECRLGGPSSLLGFKTRGLGATESRTYDPNNSDNGTSTSPELNGLGGDIAVTAFADLSFDLPLKPLRDLGIHGHAFVCAGNLVKLTECDLRKFPVTDFLQTFRSSAGFGVVVPTRLFRIEMNYCYILKQLDHDRGKTGIQFNFSSP; translated from the exons ATGGCAAACGCATCCGACAGCACCCATCCACCTCCCCCCGCCACGCACGACCTCGACCaggatgacgacgatgaagaattcgacgacgacgacgacgacctcgATGACGAAGCCGCCGCCGACGAAGATGGCGGCGAACacccctcgtcctcatccgaggcgGCCCGCCTCGAGGCCGTGCTCCGGCGGCTCACCGCGGACGAGGTCCGGATCCGGGTGCACCAGGTCACGATCCGGGGCTGCGCCCGCACGCGCCGCGCCGCGGTCGAGGCGGCGGTCGGCCCGGACCTCGCGCGCGCCGCCACCGTGCGGGACCTCGTGCGCGCCGCGGCCGCGGCTGGCGACCGGCTCCGTCTCCTCGGCGCCTTCGACACTGTCTCGATCACCCTCGACGCGGCGCCGCCAGGGATCCCcggcagcgccgtcgtcgtcctcgttgACGTCGCGGAGGCTCGCGGCCGCGCTGCTGGTGATTTCGGCGTCTTCGCCCACACTCAG ACTAGATCATGCTCACTTGAAGGttcagtgaagttgaagaacctATTTGGATACTGTGAGACCTGGGATGCATCAGGTGCCCTTGAATTAGATAAAACAGCAGAGCTAAGTGCTGGAGTCCAGATGCCTAGAATCGGAGCAATACCAACTCCGCTGATGGCTAGAATATCATTTCTGTCTGAGGATTGGTTAAAGTCCTCATTCAAAGAACACTTGATGGGCATTTCTGTTGGCTTGCTCTCCACCATGAACCACAACCTTGCTTACAATATGACATGGAGAAAATTTACTGATCCAACATGCATGTCATCTAATTCCATACAGGAGGAATTAGGACATAGCCTTTTATCCTCTGTTAAGTACGCGTACAAGGTTGACCAAAGGGACTCAGGCATAAGGCCTACACGTGGATATGCTTTTCTCTCGTCTTCTCAAGTTGGAGGCCTTGCACCAGGAAGCAAATATTCACTATTTCTTAGGCAG GAATTTGATCTTCGAGTGGCTTTGCCTCTGGGTGTGCTGAATGGTGCTCTCAATGCCGGAGTGGCTGCTGGAGTCATCCATCCATTGGAAAGGGGATCCACAGGATCTGTCTCACCACTTCTAGAAAGATTTTACCTGGGTGGTAATAGACCTCTCGAATGCCGCTTGGGTGGACCATCTTCACTATTAGGCTTCAAAACAAGAGGACTGGGGGCAACAGAATCCAGAACATATGACCCCAATAATTCTGACAATGGCACTTCCACTTCCCCTGAGCTAAATGGTCTTGGAGGTGACATAGCAGTGACAGCCTTTGCCGACCTATCATTTGATCTGCCTCTGAAGCCGCTCAGGGATCTGGGAATTCATGGCCATGCTTTTGTCTGTGCTGGAAACCTTGTTAAATTAACGGAGTGTGATCTGCGTAAGTTCCCTGTTACTGACTTCCTACAAACATTCAGAAGTTCAGCAGGATTCGGCGTTGTTGTGCCAACCAGACTGTTCCGCATAGAG ATGAATTACTGCTACATCCTAAAACAGCTTGATCATGACAGGGGGAAGACAGGCATACAGTTTAACTTCTCATCGCCCTAA